The region ATGAGACTGGGTTGTTTTATTATAATCTTACAGTAAATAGAAGGATGCAGCCTTTTACTGTAATAGTGGATCTCATGGATTTAAGCAATGAGCTGACACATGAAATTTTTGAACAAGAACCAATAGAGCGGATTTTGTATCGTCTTGAAAAACTTATGAACCAAGTATTATATAGGCGTTTAACAAGTGCTGTGTTTGTAACTGGGAGAGGGTTCGAGGGAAACTGGGTTCGAGATGTGTTAGTTCGTTTAAGCAGTTCCCGTCGAGTATTTTTAGGGCAGAACCTGTATGCAAAGGGGGCTTGTTTAGCTGCGAAAGGTTTTCTTGACGATAGCTTTCAAAATTATTTATTCTTAAATGACGAGATGATTACATCAAACATTTCTTTACGACTTTATGAAAATGCAAAAGAAGTAGATTTTTGTTTGGTAAAAGCAGGGATTCCGTGGCGGAAAGCCAATAATACGGTGACAGTAATACTTGATCAGACCAAGGAATTAGCATTTATAGTAACAAATCTTTTAAATAGGGAACCACTTTATGAGGTGTTATCCCTAGATGGGTTAATGGAAAGAGAGAATAAGACGATCAGGCTTTCGGTTACAGTTCACTTTATTGATCGAGAGACCGCGATAGTAACAGTTCGTGATGTTGGATTTGGCGTATTTTATGAAACAAATTATCGTATTTGGGAGCAAACGCTTACCTTATAGTAATGTGAAAGAAAAACGCTTTCACAGGGTGGTTTGTGTTTCACACAAAATTGGCAGACTTTTGAAGAATGGAGATTATTATGGGAAA is a window of Lachnoclostridium phytofermentans ISDg DNA encoding:
- a CDS encoding DUF5716 family protein — translated: MGENKQLLIGFEITNETSQIYYYQAQTGDAVPIFLTQNQSNPLFPTCLAVKESNKEWMIGEEAIRISSLGGSFLIENLLENLEHQESITIYGAIFTPVMLLTKFFKKAFMVVRQQFLNSSIQELVITVPNLTPNMTEMIYLSLEELGLLRDRVHIISQVQSYMYYVLSQKPEIWMHDVSLFTYDETGLFYYNLTVNRRMQPFTVIVDLMDLSNELTHEIFEQEPIERILYRLEKLMNQVLYRRLTSAVFVTGRGFEGNWVRDVLVRLSSSRRVFLGQNLYAKGACLAAKGFLDDSFQNYLFLNDEMITSNISLRLYENAKEVDFCLVKAGIPWRKANNTVTVILDQTKELAFIVTNLLNREPLYEVLSLDGLMERENKTIRLSVTVHFIDRETAIVTVRDVGFGVFYETNYRIWEQTLTL